One region of SAR324 cluster bacterium genomic DNA includes:
- the tgt gene encoding tRNA guanosine(34) transglycosylase Tgt, producing MIEFTLQTQNGNARAGTIKTSRGIIHTPIFMPVGTLGTVKAMTPEELRDIGAEIILGNTYHLHLRPGDALIHQLGRLHQFMNWSSPILTDSGGFQVFSLAKLKKMEEAGVTFQSHIDGNTIFLSPEVSIQIQENLGSDIMMCLDECLSLPAPLKKIEESIDLTTRWAKRCKAARTSDNALFGIVQGGLSLELRRRSIDALTDIGFDGYALGGLSVGESKEELYHVVREVAPLLPSDHPRYLMGVGEPEDLLEAIDSGIDMFDCVMPTRNARNGSMFTSHGQISIKQAQYREDPAPLDPECGCYTCRNYSRAYLRHLYLSGEILSMRLNTYHNLYFYLSLVKHAREAILKGEYRVFKDGFLRKYRQADSTV from the coding sequence ATGATCGAATTCACACTCCAGACACAGAATGGCAACGCCAGAGCCGGAACCATCAAGACTTCCAGAGGAATCATCCATACTCCCATTTTCATGCCGGTAGGCACCTTGGGAACCGTCAAAGCCATGACCCCGGAAGAACTCAGGGACATTGGTGCTGAAATCATTCTGGGTAATACCTACCATCTGCATCTGCGACCCGGCGACGCACTGATTCATCAATTGGGCAGACTGCACCAGTTCATGAACTGGTCCTCTCCCATTTTGACAGACAGTGGCGGATTTCAGGTTTTTTCGCTGGCAAAACTTAAAAAAATGGAAGAAGCCGGTGTCACGTTTCAAAGCCATATTGACGGCAACACGATTTTTTTGAGTCCGGAAGTTTCCATTCAGATTCAGGAAAATCTGGGTTCGGACATCATGATGTGCCTGGATGAATGCCTCAGCCTGCCCGCTCCGCTTAAAAAAATTGAGGAATCCATTGACCTGACCACCCGCTGGGCAAAACGCTGTAAAGCGGCGAGAACTTCAGACAATGCCCTGTTCGGTATCGTTCAGGGCGGACTGTCGCTGGAATTACGACGCAGAAGCATAGATGCCCTGACGGACATCGGTTTTGACGGCTATGCACTGGGCGGTTTGAGTGTTGGCGAAAGTAAAGAAGAACTTTATCATGTGGTCCGGGAAGTGGCACCACTTCTGCCGTCAGACCATCCACGCTATCTGATGGGAGTGGGAGAACCTGAGGATTTGCTGGAAGCCATTGATTCCGGCATTGATATGTTTGATTGCGTCATGCCCACCCGCAATGCCCGCAATGGATCCATGTTCACATCCCACGGACAAATCAGCATCAAACAGGCTCAATACCGTGAAGATCCAGCGCCCCTTGACCCGGAATGCGGGTGTTACACCTGCCGGAATTATTCCCGGGCTTATTTGCGGCATCTTTATCTTTCCGGCGAAATCCTCTCGATGCGGCTAAACACCTACCACAATCTGTATTTTTATCTGTCGCTGGTCAAGCATGCGCGAGAAGCGATTCTCAAAGGAGAATACCGGGTGTTCAAGGACGGTTTTTTAAGGAAGTACCGACAAGCGGATTCAACGGTTTAG
- a CDS encoding YeeE/YedE family protein, whose product MIEQHWEFWVGGLGIASVAFLITILTGKFLAITKGFVSLCGLISKKPVFHQKDLDGVFGFRTFFIFGIVIGGFLAAITSDGWNPSFDYGMFDQIYGNSLLIKAVVLIIGGAFWGYGARLADGCTSGNSIAGISKGAFASVIVSIAFMASGIPATFLINYLAGAL is encoded by the coding sequence ATGATTGAACAACATTGGGAATTTTGGGTTGGAGGTCTGGGAATTGCGTCAGTTGCGTTCCTGATAACCATCCTTACTGGTAAATTTTTAGCGATCACCAAGGGCTTTGTGAGCCTGTGCGGGCTTATCAGTAAAAAACCGGTGTTTCATCAGAAAGATCTCGATGGTGTTTTCGGCTTCAGAACCTTTTTTATATTCGGGATTGTGATTGGTGGTTTTTTGGCCGCGATCACAAGTGATGGATGGAATCCTTCATTTGACTATGGAATGTTTGACCAGATTTATGGAAACAGTCTATTGATTAAAGCTGTGGTACTCATTATTGGCGGTGCCTTCTGGGGTTATGGAGCAAGACTGGCCGATGGATGCACTTCCGGAAATTCAATTGCCGGAATCTCAAAAGGCGCGTTTGCCAGTGTGATCGTCTCGATTGCGTTTATGGCATCAGGCATACCCGCCACGTTCCTTATCAATTATCTCGCAGGAGCCTTATGA
- the gltB gene encoding glutamate synthase large subunit: MNTYYPEKQGLYDPQFEHDSCGVGFIVHMKGEKSHGIITQALELLTNLKHRGALGADPETGDGAGIMIQIPHDFLVEQAQALEITLPDPGKYGAGMVFMPQDEKKRQRCGLIIENVLAEEGLAILGWRDVPTDPHYVGKNAAKVQPVIRQIFVENTPGLEPEIFERKLYVVRKLIQNTTQGNDLYIPSLSSRTMIYKGMLHATQLKPFYPDLSDPKFASALAIVHSRFSTNTFPTWPLAHPFRYLAHNGEINTLRGNINWMNARKEALKSPLYDDISKLFPLIMPHGSDSAAVDNALEFLVLSGYSLPHAVMMLVPEAWQSDPNVSAEKRAFYEYHEQFMEPWDGPASLTFSNGIQIGATLDRNGLRPARYVVTKDHFVVMASEVGAIQIEPQRIERKGRLQPGKMFLVDTSQGRIIDDSELKAQMCHLNPYQEWLDQNMLHLSGLPEPENYQKTNTKTLIQRQQMFGYTQEDIQLLMKPMAEKGEEAIGSMGNDVPLAVLSKRPQPLYNYFKQLFAQVTNPPIDSIREGLVMSLISHLGKERNILEQTAAHARLLQLEHPVLTNQELEKIRDLDQQDFRSCTLPMVFNKNEGPSGLEKTLDALCEKALASINEGNTFLILSDRTANEDMVPIPALLAVAAVHHYLIQKGLRTSASIILESGEPREVAHFALLIGYGAGAINPYLAWETLDQMIQDKLLPESIYLEKAIANYKKAIQKGLFKIFSKMGISTIQSYRGAQIFEAIGLAEDVIKKYFRGTASRIQGIPIDVIAQESLARHQMSFEESVLEGEAVVDPGGAYAWRRRGEYHQINPETIQTLQKAVRQNTFEDYQKYTRLVNEQEHNMATIRSLLKFKTGTPVPLDEVEPAKEIVKRFATGAMSFGSISIEAHETLALAMNKIGGKSNSGEGGENPDRFITRPDGGLAVSAIKQVASGRFGVTIHYLVNCNEIQIKIAQGAKPGEGGQLPGNKVSQDIAKVRYSTPGVTLISPPPHHDIYSIEDLAQLIFDLKNANPEARITVKLVSEAGVGTIAAGVAKAHADMIVIAGHDGGTGASPLTSIKHAGAPWELGLSETHQTLVLNGLRSRVRIQTDGQLKSGRDVAIAALLGAEEFGFATTPLITIGCIMMRKCHLNTCPVGVATQDPVLRKKFTGQPENVINFFFFVAEEVRKIMASLGFRKFDDMIGRTDMLQQVPEMNHWKAKYLDLSAILYQPPLTVDKARYCTTKQNHGLQDQLDNRLIEMSTDAIEQKKPVAIAMPIRNTNRTVGTMLSSKIARKHGMEGLPDNTLQCHFTGSAGQSFGAFLAHGVTLTLEGDANDYVGKGLSGGRIIVSPQKISTFKADENIIIGNTVLYGAIAGEAFFAGVAGERFAVRNSGATAVVEGVGDHGCEYMTGGRVLVLGETGRNFAAGMSGGIAYVLDRKGTFQAKCNTQMVELGPIANPEEQQWVHSMLERHYQYTRSVKAKTLLDEWEQTLSHFVRIMPTEYRLVLEKEAAEKLRKTA; the protein is encoded by the coding sequence ATGAACACCTATTATCCTGAAAAACAAGGTCTGTATGATCCTCAGTTCGAACACGACAGTTGCGGAGTTGGATTTATTGTTCACATGAAGGGTGAAAAATCACACGGAATCATCACGCAGGCATTAGAACTGCTGACCAACCTGAAACATCGAGGAGCCCTTGGCGCAGACCCGGAAACAGGAGATGGTGCCGGAATCATGATACAGATTCCTCATGATTTTCTGGTGGAACAGGCGCAAGCACTGGAAATAACGTTGCCAGACCCGGGAAAATACGGTGCGGGCATGGTATTTATGCCACAGGATGAAAAAAAACGTCAACGGTGTGGTTTGATCATTGAAAATGTTCTGGCAGAAGAAGGCCTGGCTATTCTGGGCTGGAGAGATGTGCCGACAGACCCGCATTATGTTGGCAAGAACGCCGCAAAAGTACAGCCTGTGATCAGACAGATTTTTGTAGAAAACACTCCCGGATTGGAACCTGAAATCTTCGAACGAAAACTGTATGTCGTCAGAAAACTGATTCAGAATACGACACAGGGCAATGACCTGTATATCCCATCCCTGTCATCCAGAACCATGATTTATAAGGGAATGCTGCACGCAACCCAGCTCAAACCTTTTTATCCGGACCTGTCAGATCCCAAATTTGCCAGTGCGCTTGCCATTGTGCATTCACGGTTCAGCACGAATACATTTCCTACATGGCCGTTGGCGCACCCCTTCCGCTATCTGGCACATAACGGCGAGATCAACACGCTGAGAGGCAACATCAACTGGATGAATGCCCGCAAGGAAGCGCTCAAATCCCCCTTGTATGATGATATTTCAAAATTGTTTCCATTGATCATGCCTCATGGAAGTGATTCCGCCGCTGTGGACAACGCCCTGGAATTTCTGGTGCTTTCGGGATATTCATTGCCCCATGCGGTGATGATGCTAGTGCCGGAAGCATGGCAGAGTGATCCCAATGTTTCTGCTGAAAAACGAGCCTTTTATGAATACCATGAACAATTCATGGAACCCTGGGATGGACCCGCGTCACTGACATTTTCCAATGGGATCCAGATTGGAGCAACCCTGGACCGCAATGGTCTGCGACCCGCACGATATGTTGTCACCAAAGATCATTTTGTGGTGATGGCCTCGGAAGTTGGCGCCATCCAGATTGAACCGCAACGCATTGAACGCAAGGGCCGTTTGCAACCGGGAAAAATGTTTCTGGTTGATACCAGCCAAGGCAGAATCATTGATGATTCCGAATTGAAAGCGCAAATGTGCCACCTGAATCCTTATCAGGAATGGCTGGATCAAAACATGCTCCATCTCTCCGGGTTGCCAGAACCTGAAAATTATCAAAAAACAAACACGAAAACGCTGATTCAACGTCAGCAGATGTTTGGCTATACCCAGGAAGACATTCAGCTATTGATGAAGCCGATGGCAGAAAAAGGTGAAGAAGCCATCGGTTCCATGGGAAATGATGTTCCGCTGGCTGTGCTCTCCAAACGTCCACAACCGTTGTATAACTATTTCAAGCAACTCTTCGCGCAGGTTACCAATCCACCAATTGATTCTATCCGTGAAGGATTGGTTATGTCATTGATCAGTCACCTTGGCAAAGAGAGAAACATTCTGGAGCAGACAGCCGCACATGCGCGGTTACTGCAACTGGAGCATCCTGTCCTGACCAACCAGGAACTTGAAAAGATTCGGGACCTGGACCAACAGGATTTCCGCAGTTGCACATTGCCTATGGTCTTTAACAAAAACGAGGGGCCGTCAGGATTGGAAAAAACATTGGATGCCTTGTGTGAGAAAGCACTAGCGTCCATCAACGAAGGAAATACGTTTCTGATACTCAGTGATAGAACTGCCAATGAGGACATGGTCCCGATTCCGGCGCTTCTGGCTGTCGCCGCTGTTCATCATTATCTGATCCAGAAAGGACTTCGAACCAGCGCGAGTATAATTCTTGAGTCCGGTGAACCTCGTGAAGTGGCACATTTCGCACTGCTTATCGGCTATGGCGCCGGAGCGATCAATCCCTATCTTGCATGGGAAACGCTGGATCAAATGATTCAGGACAAACTGCTTCCAGAAAGTATTTATCTGGAAAAAGCCATCGCCAACTATAAAAAAGCCATTCAGAAAGGCTTGTTTAAAATCTTCTCTAAAATGGGAATCTCAACCATTCAAAGCTATCGGGGCGCTCAGATTTTTGAAGCCATCGGACTGGCAGAAGATGTGATTAAAAAATATTTCAGGGGCACTGCCTCACGGATACAGGGAATTCCGATTGATGTGATCGCGCAGGAATCACTGGCCAGACATCAAATGAGTTTCGAGGAATCTGTTTTGGAAGGTGAAGCTGTTGTAGATCCGGGGGGTGCTTATGCCTGGAGACGACGTGGAGAATATCATCAGATCAACCCTGAAACAATACAGACTCTGCAAAAGGCGGTCAGGCAGAATACGTTTGAAGATTATCAGAAATACACCCGCCTGGTGAATGAACAAGAACATAACATGGCAACCATCAGGAGCCTTCTCAAATTCAAGACAGGCACACCTGTGCCGCTTGATGAAGTTGAGCCTGCAAAAGAAATTGTAAAACGATTTGCGACAGGCGCGATGTCTTTTGGTTCAATCAGCATTGAGGCCCACGAAACCCTGGCCCTGGCCATGAACAAGATTGGCGGAAAAAGCAACAGTGGTGAAGGCGGTGAAAACCCTGACCGGTTTATTACACGTCCTGATGGTGGTCTGGCTGTGAGCGCGATCAAGCAGGTCGCGTCCGGTCGTTTCGGTGTGACCATTCATTATCTGGTCAACTGCAATGAAATTCAGATCAAGATCGCCCAAGGCGCAAAACCCGGTGAAGGTGGTCAGCTTCCCGGTAACAAAGTCAGTCAGGATATTGCCAAGGTTCGTTATTCGACACCTGGAGTCACCCTGATTTCACCGCCTCCGCATCATGACATTTATTCGATTGAGGATCTGGCGCAACTTATTTTCGATTTGAAAAATGCCAATCCTGAAGCACGGATTACCGTCAAACTTGTTTCTGAAGCAGGTGTCGGAACCATTGCGGCCGGTGTTGCCAAAGCCCATGCGGACATGATTGTGATTGCCGGACATGATGGTGGCACAGGCGCATCTCCACTGACCTCCATTAAACATGCCGGTGCTCCATGGGAACTAGGCTTGTCTGAGACCCACCAAACCCTGGTACTCAATGGACTTCGGAGTCGTGTCAGGATACAAACCGATGGTCAGTTGAAATCTGGTCGGGATGTCGCCATCGCGGCCTTATTGGGTGCGGAAGAATTTGGCTTCGCAACGACCCCCTTGATCACCATTGGCTGTATCATGATGCGAAAATGCCACTTGAATACCTGCCCCGTGGGTGTAGCCACACAGGATCCTGTATTGCGGAAAAAATTTACCGGGCAACCGGAAAATGTGATCAATTTCTTCTTTTTTGTCGCTGAAGAAGTCCGGAAAATCATGGCCTCACTCGGATTCCGCAAATTTGATGATATGATTGGCCGCACCGATATGCTCCAGCAAGTACCAGAAATGAACCACTGGAAAGCCAAATATCTGGATCTGTCAGCTATTCTTTATCAACCGCCCTTGACTGTGGACAAGGCTCGTTATTGCACCACCAAACAGAATCACGGTTTGCAGGATCAACTGGATAATCGTCTGATTGAGATGTCCACAGACGCTATTGAGCAGAAAAAACCCGTTGCCATAGCAATGCCGATCAGGAATACCAACAGAACGGTTGGCACCATGCTCAGTAGCAAAATTGCCAGAAAACATGGCATGGAAGGATTGCCTGACAATACGTTACAATGCCACTTTACCGGCTCAGCAGGTCAAAGTTTTGGGGCGTTTCTGGCACACGGAGTGACCCTCACCCTGGAAGGTGACGCCAATGACTATGTGGGCAAAGGATTGAGTGGCGGAAGAATTATTGTCTCCCCCCAAAAAATTTCGACCTTCAAGGCTGATGAAAATATCATCATTGGAAATACCGTCCTGTATGGCGCAATCGCTGGTGAGGCGTTTTTTGCCGGTGTTGCCGGTGAACGCTTTGCTGTCCGGAACAGTGGTGCCACTGCTGTTGTTGAAGGCGTGGGGGATCATGGCTGTGAATACATGACAGGTGGACGAGTGCTTGTTCTCGGTGAGACAGGTCGAAACTTTGCAGCCGGAATGAGTGGTGGTATCGCTTACGTGCTTGATCGAAAAGGGACATTTCAAGCAAAATGCAATACCCAAATGGTTGAACTCGGCCCGATTGCCAATCCGGAAGAACAACAATGGGTACATTCCATGCTGGAACGGCATTACCAATACACCCGAAGCGTTAAGGCCAAAACATTGCTTGATGAATGGGAACAGACCCTGTCACATTTTGTTAGAATCATGCCAACAGAATACCGACTGGTTCTTGAAAAAGAAGCCGCGGAAAAACTTCGAAAAACGGCTTGA
- a CDS encoding glutamate synthase subunit beta, with amino-acid sequence MNKDRGFLEIEKEDVPKRPIEERLKDYKDYNRHYSEPAIRSQANRCMDCGIPFCHTGCPLGNLIPDWNNLAARGQWHQALDSLHSTNNFPEFTGNVCPAPCEDSCVLNEYYTLDPEEKKDHKYAVTIEQIERHTAEFGWKEGWIKPQPATEKTGKKVAIIGSGPAGLAAAQQLARVGHTVTVFEKEDRPGGLLRYGIPDFKLEKINVDRRIEQMKAEGVEFRTGVHVGVDFPVRELKESFDAILISTGAGQARKLRIPGNELQGIHYALDFLPQQNRVNAGDQIAPENRISAEGKQVVVIGGGFTGADCVGTSNRQGATGKKYQFELVDMTPRPTPVHKEAEWDCRGSIMTEEIVGENGKVKALKAVKLQWKKENGRMTMEKIPGSEFTVPVDMVFLAMGFLGPKVEGLVEGLGVELSVRGRQGNVKPAELIPQLVSQDPMYNIHADQNFMTSEPGVFAAGDARRGASLVVWAIWEGREAARCIDKYLMGKTTLPTSPQTDKVV; translated from the coding sequence GTGAATAAAGATCGCGGTTTTTTAGAGATTGAAAAAGAAGATGTTCCCAAAAGACCTATTGAAGAACGTCTAAAAGATTACAAAGATTACAACAGGCACTATTCAGAACCGGCTATCCGGAGCCAGGCTAACCGCTGTATGGACTGTGGGATTCCTTTTTGTCATACGGGATGTCCTCTGGGAAATCTGATTCCTGACTGGAATAATCTGGCTGCGCGGGGCCAATGGCATCAGGCATTGGATTCTTTGCACAGCACCAATAATTTCCCGGAATTCACAGGAAATGTCTGCCCTGCTCCTTGCGAAGATTCCTGTGTACTGAATGAATACTACACCCTTGATCCCGAAGAAAAAAAGGATCATAAATATGCGGTCACTATTGAGCAGATTGAACGACATACCGCAGAATTCGGCTGGAAAGAGGGGTGGATCAAACCTCAACCCGCAACAGAAAAAACTGGTAAAAAAGTCGCTATTATTGGCTCTGGTCCTGCGGGATTGGCAGCGGCTCAGCAATTAGCCCGTGTCGGACATACTGTTACCGTGTTCGAGAAAGAAGATCGTCCCGGCGGGTTGCTGCGCTATGGAATTCCTGATTTCAAGCTTGAAAAAATCAATGTGGATCGCCGTATTGAGCAAATGAAAGCTGAAGGGGTTGAATTCCGAACCGGAGTTCATGTTGGTGTTGATTTCCCCGTCAGGGAATTGAAAGAATCTTTTGACGCCATCCTGATTTCCACTGGAGCCGGGCAGGCGCGAAAACTGCGCATTCCCGGAAATGAACTCCAGGGTATTCATTATGCCCTGGATTTTCTGCCTCAGCAGAATCGTGTGAATGCCGGTGATCAGATCGCTCCTGAAAATCGAATTTCCGCTGAAGGAAAACAGGTGGTGGTGATCGGTGGCGGCTTCACAGGTGCTGACTGCGTTGGAACTTCGAACCGTCAAGGGGCGACAGGTAAAAAATATCAGTTTGAACTGGTAGACATGACACCTCGTCCAACACCCGTTCATAAAGAAGCCGAATGGGATTGCCGTGGAAGCATCATGACTGAGGAAATTGTGGGAGAAAACGGCAAAGTCAAGGCACTCAAGGCTGTGAAGCTCCAATGGAAAAAAGAAAATGGCCGAATGACCATGGAAAAAATTCCAGGGTCCGAGTTTACCGTCCCTGTCGATATGGTTTTTCTGGCAATGGGATTTCTCGGTCCCAAAGTGGAAGGTCTGGTGGAAGGCTTAGGCGTGGAACTGAGTGTTCGTGGACGTCAGGGAAATGTCAAACCAGCGGAATTGATTCCACAGCTTGTTTCTCAGGATCCGATGTACAATATTCATGCGGACCAGAATTTCATGACCAGTGAGCCCGGTGTGTTTGCTGCGGGTGATGCCAGACGTGGTGCGTCTCTGGTGGTCTGGGCCATTTGGGAAGGCCGTGAAGCCGCACGCTGCATTGACAAGTATCTCATGGGTAAAACCACATTGCCCACCTCTCCTCAAACCGACAAGGTGGTCTGA
- a CDS encoding YeeE/YedE family protein: MIRYLFLGFGILFGFVLVNAGVANYNVVREMFLFRSFHMYGLLMVAVGTSFFLTQTLKRLGTKSIIEQQPIDYSVPSYNKNHLIGGLIAGLGWALTGACPGPAIAQIGFGTLAGLFTVIGMFLGTFLYGLRQ; this comes from the coding sequence ATGATCCGTTATCTTTTTTTGGGATTTGGTATATTATTTGGTTTTGTTTTGGTGAATGCCGGGGTTGCGAACTACAATGTCGTTCGGGAAATGTTTCTTTTCCGAAGTTTCCATATGTATGGTTTGCTGATGGTTGCGGTGGGAACATCTTTCTTTTTGACTCAGACGTTGAAGCGTCTGGGCACAAAATCAATCATTGAACAACAACCCATTGATTATTCCGTTCCCTCCTATAATAAAAATCATTTGATTGGTGGCTTAATCGCGGGGTTGGGTTGGGCGTTGACTGGTGCATGCCCCGGTCCGGCTATCGCTCAGATCGGTTTCGGGACACTTGCGGGCCTGTTTACTGTCATTGGAATGTTTCTTGGAACTTTCCTCTATGGTTTGCGTCAATAA
- a CDS encoding YgiQ family radical SAM protein, giving the protein METPSIFSYRPFWASRFGIAPVLPMSRDEMDVLGWDCCDIILVTGDAYVDHPSFGMAIIGRLLEAQGFRVGIISQPDWQNTDDFLKLGPPNLFFGVTAGNMDSMVNRYTSDRKIRSDDAYTPGGLGGKRPDRAVIVYSQRCREAYPEVPIVIGGIEASLRRIAHFDYWSQKIRRSILMDSKADILLFGNAERAITAIAHRLAAGEPLQNIRDIRGTALNLAEIPEDWAEVDVSRIEPAEPKTVNNSSGRSLPIDPTWSARQIVRGIAREKTFVRLPSYEQVVQDKVLYAHTSRQLHLESNPGNARVLVQQHGNREIWINPPPIPLTTPEMDRVFELPYTRQPHPVYLDQKIPAYEMIRFSVIITRGCFGGCSFCSITEHEGRVIQNRSQESVLRELENIRDNVPGFTGMISDLGGPTANMYRLHCKSKEIEASCRRLSCVYPQICSNLNTNHAPLIDLYRKARQVEGIKKITIGSGVRYDLAVESPEYIKELVTHHVGGYLKIAPEHTESGPLSKMMKPGIGTFDRFKELFDKYSQLAGKEQYLIPYFIAAHPGTTDEDMLRLSLWLKEHGFRADQVQAFLPSPMSLATAMYHSGKNPLKGVKRDSEDVYIPQGLRQRRLHKAFLRYHDANNWPLLREALKEMDREDLIGNSKKHLVPLYQPKGTGHKSEGKRHSSKKSFRTQHTR; this is encoded by the coding sequence ATGGAAACCCCTTCAATTTTTTCTTACCGGCCTTTCTGGGCCTCCCGTTTTGGCATTGCACCTGTGCTTCCCATGTCCCGTGATGAAATGGACGTTCTGGGCTGGGATTGTTGCGACATCATTCTGGTCACAGGAGATGCCTATGTGGACCATCCTAGTTTCGGCATGGCGATCATCGGCAGACTGCTGGAAGCGCAGGGCTTTCGTGTCGGTATTATTTCTCAACCGGATTGGCAGAATACCGATGATTTTTTGAAACTGGGACCACCCAATCTGTTTTTTGGTGTAACAGCCGGTAACATGGATTCCATGGTGAATCGCTACACCTCAGACAGGAAAATCCGTTCCGATGACGCTTACACGCCGGGAGGTCTTGGTGGAAAACGTCCGGACCGTGCCGTGATTGTTTATTCCCAGCGATGCCGGGAGGCCTACCCGGAAGTACCCATTGTGATTGGCGGGATCGAAGCCAGCTTGCGCCGGATTGCCCATTTTGATTACTGGTCACAAAAAATCCGCCGTTCCATTCTGATGGATTCCAAAGCCGATATTTTGCTTTTTGGCAACGCCGAACGTGCCATCACCGCAATTGCACACCGACTGGCGGCGGGCGAACCCTTACAAAACATCAGGGATATCCGGGGAACAGCACTGAATCTGGCTGAAATTCCAGAAGACTGGGCCGAAGTGGACGTGAGCCGGATAGAACCCGCTGAACCAAAAACCGTAAATAATTCATCAGGAAGGTCCTTACCGATTGATCCGACATGGTCGGCCAGGCAGATTGTGAGAGGGATTGCACGTGAAAAAACTTTTGTACGGTTGCCGTCATATGAACAGGTGGTGCAGGACAAGGTGCTTTATGCCCACACTTCCCGTCAGTTGCATCTGGAATCAAATCCGGGAAATGCCAGAGTCCTGGTGCAACAACATGGAAACAGGGAAATCTGGATCAATCCTCCGCCAATTCCATTGACCACACCAGAGATGGACCGGGTATTTGAACTGCCCTACACCCGTCAACCCCATCCCGTGTATCTGGATCAAAAAATTCCAGCCTATGAAATGATCCGGTTTTCCGTGATCATCACCCGTGGGTGTTTTGGCGGATGTTCTTTCTGTTCCATCACCGAGCATGAAGGCCGGGTTATTCAAAATCGTTCCCAGGAATCGGTGTTGAGAGAACTGGAAAACATCCGGGACAATGTGCCGGGATTTACCGGAATGATTTCTGATCTGGGCGGTCCGACAGCCAACATGTATCGTCTCCATTGCAAAAGTAAGGAAATCGAAGCCTCCTGCCGCCGGCTTTCCTGTGTGTATCCCCAAATTTGTTCCAACCTCAACACGAACCATGCTCCGCTGATTGATCTGTACCGCAAGGCACGACAGGTGGAAGGCATTAAAAAAATCACCATCGGGTCAGGGGTGCGCTATGATCTGGCGGTGGAATCGCCTGAATATATCAAGGAACTGGTCACGCATCATGTAGGCGGCTATCTCAAGATCGCGCCGGAACACACCGAATCAGGACCGTTGAGCAAAATGATGAAACCCGGCATTGGGACGTTTGACCGGTTTAAGGAACTGTTTGATAAATATTCACAACTGGCGGGCAAAGAACAATATTTGATTCCGTATTTCATCGCAGCGCATCCCGGCACCACCGATGAAGACATGCTGCGTCTGTCCCTTTGGCTGAAGGAACATGGCTTTCGGGCAGATCAGGTTCAGGCGTTCCTGCCTTCGCCCATGTCACTGGCCACCGCCATGTATCACAGCGGCAAAAATCCACTCAAGGGAGTCAAACGTGACAGCGAAGATGTTTACATTCCCCAAGGTTTGCGCCAGCGCCGTCTGCACAAGGCCTTTCTGCGTTATCATGATGCCAACAACTGGCCCCTTCTGCGTGAAGCGTTGAAGGAAATGGACCGTGAAGATTTGATCGGCAACAGCAAAAAGCATCTGGTCCCGCTGTATCAACCCAAAGGCACCGGACACAAAAGCGAAGGCAAACGCCATTCTTCCAAAAAATCATTCAGAACCCAACACACTCGCTAA
- a CDS encoding Uma2 family endonuclease, whose protein sequence is MLARQANPLLTEAEYLEQEEHSEIRHEYHQGELYMMAGGSANHARIAANFLMEFLIFLKDRPCGALGSDMRVKIEIPPKRPLKSASAHYVYPDFSVTCDPADLGNANALTGPKVIGEVLSPSTAAYDQTHKFELYKQLPSLEDYLLVSQTQKLVQVFHRLPSKINTWEVTYFYEQDVLRIPSLDFTCPVERIYHKVVFEQGIEMVGFPSES, encoded by the coding sequence ATGCTGGCTCGTCAAGCAAACCCGTTATTAACGGAAGCTGAGTATCTGGAACAGGAAGAACACTCGGAGATCCGTCATGAATACCATCAGGGGGAACTCTATATGATGGCAGGCGGTAGTGCCAATCATGCACGGATTGCGGCTAATTTTTTGATGGAATTCCTGATTTTTTTAAAAGATCGTCCTTGTGGCGCACTTGGCTCAGACATGCGGGTCAAGATTGAAATTCCTCCCAAACGCCCCTTGAAATCAGCATCCGCACATTATGTGTATCCTGATTTTTCAGTCACCTGTGATCCCGCGGATTTGGGAAATGCCAATGCTTTGACCGGGCCAAAAGTGATTGGCGAGGTGCTGTCCCCTTCCACTGCGGCTTATGACCAGACTCATAAATTTGAATTGTACAAACAGTTGCCTTCCCTGGAGGACTATCTGCTGGTCAGCCAAACTCAAAAACTGGTGCAGGTGTTCCACCGTCTTCCTTCAAAAATCAACACATGGGAAGTCACGTACTTTTATGAACAGGATGTCCTGCGGATTCCTTCGCTTGATTTCACCTGTCCTGTAGAGCGGATTTATCATAAAGTCGTTTTTGAGCAGGGCATTGAAATGGTTGGATTTCCATCTGAATCATAA